The following are encoded together in the Mumia sp. Pv4-285 genome:
- a CDS encoding MFS transporter, whose protein sequence is MAVSTAVVSGVGARHPRATLAVVASGTLLMIMAFTLPLATIVPTAASLDADTAGRTWILSSMSIGLAAALLTAGAVADDLGRRRTFVIGLVVLAVGGLVCAVVSDPLSFVLARVVQGVGGAAVTAASLGILAHAFAPGPARVAASGTWGAALGAGIAIGPVVAGLCDVWVSWRLAYAVLAVAAVATVVLALRYLDESRAPRRRRLDRWGGLLIAGGLSCLLAGLVESREPDRGALATGLFVAAGVLLVGFVVAERRGRAPMLDLALLRHRPFVAASVAAFATGMGVIALFSFMAIFLDTGFGIGALGAGVLLLSWSATSVAASLLARRLPARWSGRAQLAAGLLGVSIGQALLAGVGPGTSWWRFVPALVLAGIASGVLNAALGREAVASVPAGREAMGSGANNTARYVGSAIGVTVVAVVVDAHGPTQQDLYDGWNVAALVTAAFSLVGALVVVACRTRPAP, encoded by the coding sequence GTGGCGGTCTCGACAGCGGTCGTGTCAGGCGTCGGCGCTCGGCATCCGCGCGCGACGCTCGCCGTCGTCGCGTCCGGGACGCTGCTGATGATCATGGCGTTCACGCTGCCCCTCGCCACGATCGTCCCCACCGCGGCTTCGCTCGACGCCGACACGGCCGGGCGCACGTGGATCCTGAGCTCGATGAGCATCGGACTGGCGGCTGCGCTGCTCACGGCCGGCGCGGTCGCGGACGATCTGGGGCGACGCCGGACCTTCGTGATCGGTCTCGTCGTGCTGGCCGTCGGCGGCCTGGTGTGCGCCGTCGTGTCCGACCCGCTCTCTTTCGTGCTCGCGCGGGTCGTCCAGGGTGTCGGCGGCGCGGCGGTGACCGCGGCCAGCCTGGGCATCCTCGCGCACGCGTTCGCTCCCGGTCCTGCCCGCGTCGCGGCCAGCGGGACGTGGGGCGCGGCGCTCGGTGCCGGCATCGCGATCGGCCCCGTCGTCGCCGGGCTGTGCGACGTGTGGGTGTCGTGGCGTCTCGCGTACGCCGTGCTGGCCGTGGCCGCTGTCGCGACCGTGGTCCTCGCGCTGCGCTACCTCGACGAGTCGCGTGCGCCGCGCCGTCGTCGCCTCGACCGCTGGGGAGGCCTGCTGATCGCCGGTGGACTGAGCTGCCTCCTCGCCGGCCTGGTCGAGAGTCGCGAGCCCGATCGCGGAGCCCTCGCGACCGGACTCTTCGTCGCAGCGGGGGTCCTGCTGGTCGGTTTCGTCGTCGCGGAGCGTCGCGGTCGGGCTCCGATGCTCGACCTGGCACTGCTGCGGCACCGTCCGTTCGTGGCGGCGAGCGTCGCCGCCTTCGCCACGGGCATGGGGGTGATCGCTCTTTTCTCGTTCATGGCGATCTTCCTCGACACCGGCTTCGGCATCGGCGCCCTGGGTGCGGGGGTCCTGCTGCTGTCGTGGTCCGCCACCAGCGTGGCGGCCTCGCTCCTGGCCCGTCGTCTCCCGGCGAGGTGGAGCGGGCGTGCTCAGCTCGCAGCCGGCCTGCTCGGGGTGTCGATCGGCCAGGCGCTGCTCGCCGGCGTCGGACCAGGCACGTCGTGGTGGAGATTCGTGCCGGCGCTGGTCCTTGCCGGCATCGCGAGCGGGGTGCTCAATGCCGCGCTGGGGCGTGAGGCGGTGGCGAGCGTCCCGGCGGGTCGTGAAGCGATGGGGAGCGGCGCCAACAACACCGCCCGCTACGTCGGGTCCGCGATCGGCGTGACCGTCGTGGCCGTGGTCGTCGACGCGCACGGGCCGACGCAGCAGGACCTCTACGACGGGTGGAACGTCGCCGCGCTGGTGACGGCGGCGTTCTCCCTCGTCGGGGCGCTGGTCGTGGTCGCCTGCAGGACGCGCCCGGCGCCGTAG
- a CDS encoding MarR family winged helix-turn-helix transcriptional regulator, translated as MTATPTDTSLDAWRAYAATHERLVRHLAREITRETGLSDADYAVLEALVDVPAGRLRARDLRLALEWEKSRLSHQTRRMEQRGLLARETCEADGRSADVVVTAEGREAAAQARAVREASLRSLVVDTLGPDRVDDLAETATLLGARLARAADEDPQCRAALAED; from the coding sequence GTGACCGCGACACCGACCGACACCTCGCTCGACGCCTGGCGCGCGTACGCGGCCACGCACGAGCGCCTCGTGCGTCACCTGGCGCGTGAGATCACGCGCGAGACAGGGCTCTCGGACGCCGACTACGCGGTCCTCGAGGCACTGGTCGACGTGCCTGCCGGACGATTGCGCGCCCGCGACCTGCGGCTCGCGCTCGAGTGGGAGAAGAGTCGCCTCTCCCACCAGACCCGACGGATGGAGCAGCGCGGCCTCCTCGCCCGCGAGACGTGTGAGGCAGACGGCCGCAGCGCCGACGTCGTCGTCACGGCCGAGGGGCGGGAGGCGGCCGCCCAGGCCCGCGCCGTACGCGAGGCGTCGTTGCGGTCGCTCGTCGTCGACACCCTCGGTCCGGACCGTGTCGACGACCTGGCCGAGACCGCGACCCTCCTCGGCGCCCGGCTCGCGCGCGCCGCCGACGAGGATCCGCAGTGCCGCGCCGCGCTCGCGGAGGACTGA
- a CDS encoding LysE/ArgO family amino acid transporter — MADTSSVVVAGLLTGLSLIVAIGAQNVFVLRQGLRREHVGTVILVCALSDTVLIVAGVAGMGALITGVPALVTAARWGGAAFLAAYGLLAARRAVSGGRLDVDDRGARTSTWVVVSTALALTWLNPHVYLDTVLLLGSVGSSYGGSRWLFALGAVTASWGWFAALGYGSRLLRPVLARPAAWRAVDAGIALVMFSVAYALVRGA; from the coding sequence GTGGCAGATACATCGTCGGTCGTGGTGGCCGGACTTCTCACGGGCCTCTCGCTGATCGTGGCGATCGGCGCCCAGAACGTCTTCGTCCTCAGGCAGGGGCTCCGTCGTGAGCACGTCGGCACCGTGATCCTCGTCTGTGCGCTGTCCGACACCGTGCTGATCGTCGCCGGCGTCGCAGGCATGGGAGCGCTGATCACCGGAGTGCCGGCGCTGGTCACGGCGGCACGCTGGGGAGGCGCGGCCTTCCTCGCGGCTTACGGCCTGCTGGCGGCGCGCCGGGCCGTCTCCGGCGGCCGGCTCGACGTGGACGACCGCGGCGCGCGGACATCCACCTGGGTCGTGGTCTCGACCGCGCTCGCCCTGACCTGGCTCAACCCGCACGTGTACCTCGACACGGTCCTGCTGCTGGGCTCGGTGGGCTCCTCGTACGGTGGCTCCCGCTGGCTGTTCGCGCTCGGGGCGGTGACAGCGAGCTGGGGGTGGTTCGCCGCGCTCGGGTACGGATCGCGCCTCCTGCGGCCGGTCCTCGCGCGTCCCGCGGCGTGGCGGGCCGTCGACGCGGGAATCGCCCTCGTGATGTTCTCGGTGGCGTACGCGTTGGTCCGCGGAGCGTGA
- a CDS encoding MBL fold metallo-hydrolase codes for MIEVADGVLVAIHPFCTTTTTVVVGADGTECLVVDPAVTAAEIDALAGELARRGLVVTGAFSTHPHWDHLLWRPALGEAPRWATATGAQRALAVVDDNARKAREALDGVDVSGMARVDALPQAVEVLPWEGRSCRVLEHAAHAQGHAALLLPDVGVLVAGDMLSDVEIPLLDLEARRPWDDYAEALDLFAQVALSVDVVVPGHGSVGDRAELVRRITADRNYLASLLLDDEQDDPRLAGAAEWLLTEHADARRRVRGDVAR; via the coding sequence ATGATCGAGGTCGCCGACGGCGTCCTCGTCGCCATTCACCCGTTCTGCACCACGACCACCACCGTGGTCGTCGGTGCGGACGGGACGGAGTGCCTCGTCGTCGACCCAGCCGTGACCGCGGCGGAGATCGATGCCCTCGCCGGAGAGCTCGCCAGGCGCGGACTGGTGGTGACGGGCGCGTTCTCGACGCACCCGCACTGGGACCACCTGCTGTGGCGCCCCGCGCTCGGCGAGGCACCGCGGTGGGCGACGGCGACCGGCGCACAGCGGGCGCTCGCCGTCGTCGACGACAACGCGCGCAAGGCCCGCGAGGCGCTCGACGGCGTCGACGTGAGCGGCATGGCCCGGGTCGACGCGCTTCCTCAGGCGGTGGAGGTGCTGCCGTGGGAGGGCCGGTCCTGCCGGGTCCTGGAGCACGCCGCGCATGCTCAGGGCCACGCGGCGCTGCTGCTGCCCGACGTCGGTGTCCTCGTCGCCGGCGACATGCTCTCCGACGTCGAGATCCCGCTGCTCGACCTCGAGGCCCGGCGACCGTGGGACGACTACGCCGAGGCGCTCGACCTGTTCGCGCAGGTCGCGCTCTCGGTGGACGTCGTGGTCCCGGGGCACGGCAGCGTGGGCGACCGCGCTGAGCTGGTGCGCCGCATCACCGCCGACCGCAACTACCTGGCGTCGCTCCTGCTCGACGACGAGCAGGACGACCCGCGACTGGCTGGGGCGGCGGAGTGGCTGCTCACCGAGCACGCGGACGCGCGTCGACGGGTCCGCGGCGACGTCGCACGCTGA
- a CDS encoding ArsR/SmtB family transcription factor, whose protein sequence is MSAGASPAPAFAALGDETRWALLVRLGDGPASASSLAAELPISRQAVLKHLEILRDVGLVESQRRGREVLFRPIGSELSRLGRDLQRHADAWDRRLKLLKRAAENGA, encoded by the coding sequence GTGAGCGCTGGCGCGTCCCCCGCGCCGGCGTTCGCGGCCCTGGGGGACGAGACCCGTTGGGCGCTCCTCGTCCGGCTGGGCGACGGGCCGGCCTCGGCCTCGTCTCTCGCCGCGGAGCTGCCGATCTCGCGGCAGGCCGTCCTCAAGCACCTCGAGATCCTCCGCGACGTCGGGCTCGTCGAGTCGCAGCGGCGCGGCCGCGAGGTGCTGTTCCGTCCGATCGGCTCCGAGCTGAGCCGGCTCGGGCGTGACCTGCAGCGGCACGCCGACGCCTGGGACCGTCGTCTGAAACTCCTCAAGCGCGCCGCCGAGAACGGTGCCTGA
- a CDS encoding Rrf2 family transcriptional regulator, producing MSANSRLTIAVHMLSVLELRRRRDHEWSTSEQVARSVRTNPVVVRRLLGDLRDAGLVESRRGPGAGWRMAHDAAEITLADIDLALGSEPAYAMHRNEPNPACPVARGIRPALEPVYAHIDDVVRVELARTTLDDVFRTTMALAD from the coding sequence ATGAGCGCCAACAGTCGCCTGACCATCGCGGTCCACATGCTGAGCGTCCTGGAGCTCCGGCGCCGACGGGACCACGAGTGGTCGACCTCCGAGCAGGTGGCGCGCAGCGTGCGGACGAACCCCGTGGTCGTACGCCGGTTGCTGGGCGACCTCCGCGACGCAGGGCTCGTCGAGTCCCGTCGTGGCCCCGGTGCCGGTTGGCGGATGGCCCACGACGCCGCGGAGATCACGCTGGCCGACATCGATCTCGCCCTGGGCAGCGAACCCGCGTACGCGATGCACCGCAACGAGCCGAACCCCGCGTGCCCCGTGGCCCGTGGGATCCGACCGGCGCTCGAGCCCGTCTACGCGCACATCGACGACGTCGTCCGGGTCGAGCTGGCCCGGACGACCCTCGACGACGTCTTTCGTACGACGATGGCGCTGGCCGACTGA
- a CDS encoding siderophore-interacting protein: MARTNLDSTHVEARTPGLTTLHVLRRTQVSPSFVRVTLGGGDVADFVALGYDQWFRLFLPVSDTSLTRVPKKLTTLSYLKFLTVSKTDRPVLRNYTVRAYRADGADGPELDVDFVVHGSTEDGTAGPAASWAQTCSPGDAVAVLDEGVCFNPPPGTSRVVLAADETGLPAVAGILGSLDVDAAGHVVVEVPTDGDRQDLDAPAGIDITWVVRDDHAAVPGRAALAAVQALELPDEPAYAWVVGESGLVTGARRHWVQAGLPKESITFVGYWKAGKAH, translated from the coding sequence GTGGCCCGCACGAACCTGGACTCGACCCACGTCGAGGCCCGCACGCCCGGCTTGACCACCCTGCACGTCCTTCGGCGGACGCAGGTGTCCCCGAGCTTCGTGCGCGTCACCCTGGGAGGCGGGGACGTCGCCGACTTCGTCGCGCTCGGGTACGACCAGTGGTTCCGGCTCTTCCTTCCGGTCTCCGACACCTCACTCACGCGGGTCCCGAAGAAGCTCACCACACTCTCGTACCTGAAGTTCCTCACCGTCTCGAAGACCGATCGCCCGGTGCTGCGCAACTACACCGTGCGCGCCTACCGGGCGGACGGCGCCGACGGGCCGGAGCTCGACGTCGACTTCGTCGTCCACGGCTCGACCGAGGACGGCACGGCAGGCCCGGCTGCATCGTGGGCACAGACCTGCAGCCCCGGGGACGCCGTCGCCGTCCTCGACGAGGGCGTGTGCTTCAACCCGCCGCCCGGGACGTCCCGCGTCGTGCTCGCGGCGGACGAGACGGGCCTGCCCGCCGTGGCAGGGATCCTGGGCTCGCTCGACGTCGACGCGGCCGGCCACGTCGTGGTCGAGGTCCCCACCGACGGCGATCGCCAGGACCTCGATGCGCCGGCCGGGATCGACATCACCTGGGTCGTCCGCGACGACCACGCCGCCGTGCCCGGTCGGGCGGCGCTCGCTGCCGTGCAGGCGCTCGAGCTCCCTGACGAACCGGCGTACGCCTGGGTCGTCGGGGAGTCCGGCCTCGTGACGGGCGCGCGACGCCACTGGGTGCAGGCCGGCCTGCCGAAGGAGAGCATCACGTTCGTCGGCTACTGGAAGGCGGGCAAGGCCCACTGA
- a CDS encoding ATPase, with product MDDRIEQQIDIDAPADRVWVLVTVPGWYINDGSAYEEHEIERRGDVDLVHDRTHGTFAFRTVTLERPRYAAFRWISDHAAPEPDAESTLVEFWIDERPGGVTLRVAESGFASLGGTEDDRRKRLADNTEGWTIELAIARAYVESVATAQA from the coding sequence ATGGACGACCGGATCGAGCAGCAGATCGACATCGACGCCCCGGCTGACCGGGTCTGGGTCCTCGTCACCGTCCCGGGCTGGTACATCAACGACGGATCGGCGTACGAGGAGCACGAGATCGAGCGACGTGGAGACGTCGATCTCGTGCACGACCGCACGCACGGCACCTTCGCGTTCCGGACGGTGACGCTCGAGCGCCCCCGCTACGCCGCGTTCCGATGGATCAGCGACCATGCGGCGCCCGAGCCTGACGCCGAGTCCACGCTCGTCGAGTTCTGGATCGACGAGCGCCCCGGAGGAGTGACCCTCCGGGTCGCGGAGAGCGGCTTCGCGTCGCTCGGCGGGACCGAGGACGATCGCCGCAAGCGCCTCGCCGACAACACCGAGGGCTGGACCATCGAGCTCGCGATCGCCCGGGCGTACGTCGAGTCGGTCGCGACGGCGCAGGCGTGA
- a CDS encoding zf-TFIIB domain-containing protein — translation MRCPNDETTLVMSERSGIEIDYCPECRGVWLDRGELDKIIDRAGTQAPPAAAPAPAPAPTYQERPQQQSYQQPSYQQRGYDDRGYKRKKKENWLSDLFD, via the coding sequence ATGAGATGCCCCAACGACGAGACCACCCTCGTGATGAGCGAACGCAGCGGGATCGAGATCGACTACTGCCCGGAGTGCCGCGGCGTCTGGCTCGACCGCGGCGAGCTCGACAAGATCATCGACCGTGCCGGCACCCAGGCCCCGCCCGCAGCCGCTCCGGCCCCGGCGCCCGCGCCGACCTACCAGGAGCGCCCTCAGCAGCAGTCGTACCAGCAGCCTTCCTACCAGCAGCGTGGCTACGACGACCGCGGCTACAAGCGGAAGAAGAAGGAGAACTGGCTCTCCGACCTGTTCGACTGA
- a CDS encoding nitroreductase family deazaflavin-dependent oxidoreductase has translation MPIPTRVGRFNRALPNRLIVHVAPFVPGFGVVTHRGRTSGRAYRTPVAVFRRGDEVAIALVYGPGADWVRNVLAAGGATVTTRRRSIDLTAVHQVHDPGRRRAPRLIRPLLGALRIDDFVIGEVASER, from the coding sequence ATGCCGATCCCGACCCGCGTCGGTCGCTTCAACCGTGCCCTGCCCAACCGGCTGATCGTGCACGTCGCGCCGTTCGTGCCGGGCTTCGGTGTGGTCACGCACCGCGGACGGACCTCGGGCCGTGCCTACCGGACCCCGGTCGCGGTGTTCCGGCGTGGCGACGAGGTGGCCATCGCGCTCGTGTACGGGCCCGGGGCGGACTGGGTCCGCAACGTGCTGGCCGCCGGTGGTGCGACGGTGACGACACGGCGGCGCTCGATCGACCTGACGGCGGTCCACCAGGTCCACGACCCCGGTCGGCGACGCGCGCCGCGGCTGATCAGGCCGCTGCTCGGCGCGTTGCGCATCGACGACTTCGTGATCGGGGAGGTCGCCTCCGAGCGGTGA
- a CDS encoding TrpB-like pyridoxal phosphate-dependent enzyme yields MSDAHTRITLDESEMPTHWYNIVADLPTPPPPPLHPGTREPVGPDDLAPLFPPELIAQEVTTDRYVEIPEAVRDVYRQYRPSPLIRARRWEKKLGTSARIYYKYEGVSPAGSHKTNTSVPQVYYNALNGVTRLTTETGAGQWGTALAYACSLFGLECEVWQVGASFDTKPQRRTLIEVFGGKVHRSPSTLTEFGKGFDSDHPGSLGIAITEAVELAAQDESTKYALGSVLNHVLLHQSVIGEEALLQLAKAGEQGADVVIGCAGGGSNFAGLAFPFLREKLAGRQDATIVAVEPSSCPTLTRGEYRYDFGDTGGMTPLMKMYTLGHDFVPSPIHAGGLRYHAMAPLVSHVAHEGMIEAVALHQSECFESAVEFARTEGIVPAPESSHALSQARRTALAATESGDEPVIVIGLSGHGLLELGAYDSFLHGRLDDDPLSDDALARSLAAVPVL; encoded by the coding sequence ATGTCCGACGCCCACACCCGGATCACGCTCGACGAGTCGGAGATGCCGACCCACTGGTACAACATCGTCGCGGACCTGCCGACGCCTCCCCCGCCGCCGCTGCACCCCGGCACCCGTGAGCCGGTCGGACCGGACGACCTTGCGCCGCTCTTCCCGCCGGAGCTGATCGCGCAGGAGGTCACGACCGACCGCTACGTCGAGATCCCGGAGGCCGTCCGTGACGTCTACCGCCAGTACCGTCCCTCCCCGCTGATCCGGGCCCGCCGCTGGGAGAAGAAGCTCGGCACGTCCGCACGCATCTACTACAAGTACGAGGGCGTCTCACCGGCCGGGTCCCACAAGACCAACACCTCGGTGCCGCAGGTCTACTACAACGCGCTCAACGGAGTGACCCGCCTGACGACCGAGACCGGCGCCGGACAGTGGGGCACCGCGCTGGCCTATGCGTGCTCGCTGTTCGGCCTCGAGTGCGAGGTGTGGCAGGTCGGAGCATCGTTCGACACCAAGCCCCAGCGCCGTACGCTGATCGAGGTCTTCGGCGGGAAGGTCCACCGCTCGCCCAGCACGCTGACCGAGTTCGGCAAGGGCTTCGACAGCGATCACCCCGGCTCGCTCGGCATCGCGATCACGGAGGCCGTCGAGCTCGCCGCGCAGGACGAGTCCACCAAGTACGCCTTGGGCTCGGTGCTGAACCACGTCCTGCTGCACCAGAGCGTGATCGGCGAGGAGGCGCTCCTCCAGCTCGCCAAGGCCGGCGAGCAGGGTGCGGACGTCGTGATCGGCTGCGCCGGCGGGGGTTCCAACTTCGCGGGCCTCGCGTTCCCGTTCCTTCGCGAGAAGCTCGCCGGCCGCCAGGACGCGACGATCGTCGCCGTCGAGCCGTCCTCGTGCCCGACCCTGACCCGCGGCGAGTACCGCTACGACTTCGGCGACACGGGCGGCATGACGCCGCTGATGAAGATGTACACGCTGGGACACGACTTCGTCCCGTCCCCGATCCACGCCGGCGGGTTGCGCTACCACGCGATGGCACCGCTCGTGTCGCACGTCGCCCATGAGGGCATGATCGAGGCCGTCGCGCTGCACCAGAGCGAGTGCTTCGAGTCGGCGGTGGAGTTCGCTCGTACGGAGGGCATCGTCCCCGCGCCGGAGTCGTCCCACGCCCTCTCCCAGGCACGGCGTACGGCCCTGGCCGCGACCGAGTCCGGTGACGAGCCGGTCATCGTGATCGGCCTGTCCGGTCACGGCCTGCTCGAGCTCGGTGCGTACGACTCGTTCCTGCACGGCCGTCTCGACGACGACCCGCTGAGCGACGACGCCCTGGCCCGCTCCCTGGCGGCCGTACCCGTCCTCTGA
- a CDS encoding LysR family transcriptional regulator ArgP, which produces MKDLALDQLRTLVAVIDEGSFEAAAAALRVTPSAVSQRVKALEAATGRVLVRRTRPVVMTEQGAEVLRLSRQVDLLVRELRPSRAEDTPPTVAVVVNADSLATWFLPSVAPVLDRVRIDVQREDERHSLARLRDGSALAAVSAEAERVPGCSVTALGTMRYRAMASPAFIDRWFADGVSPASLARAPFVNFDRVDDLQRRFVRSVTRDRTDPPHHYVPGSDAFREAIRLGIGWGMLPALHATDLEASGAVRAIAADARADVRLFWHQYQLESPALAVLSEAVREGAGLHLR; this is translated from the coding sequence ATGAAGGATCTTGCCCTCGACCAGCTTCGTACGCTGGTCGCCGTCATCGACGAAGGTAGCTTCGAGGCTGCTGCCGCAGCGTTGCGCGTGACCCCGTCGGCCGTGAGCCAGCGCGTCAAGGCGCTCGAGGCGGCGACCGGGCGCGTCCTCGTCCGCCGGACGCGGCCGGTCGTCATGACCGAGCAGGGCGCGGAGGTGCTGCGCCTCTCGCGCCAGGTCGACCTCCTCGTGCGCGAGCTCCGTCCTTCTCGTGCCGAGGACACCCCGCCCACCGTCGCCGTCGTCGTGAACGCAGACTCGCTCGCGACCTGGTTCCTTCCTTCGGTCGCGCCGGTCCTCGACCGGGTGCGCATCGACGTCCAGCGCGAGGACGAACGGCACTCCCTCGCACGGCTGCGGGACGGTTCCGCGCTCGCCGCCGTGTCGGCGGAGGCCGAGCGCGTGCCCGGCTGCTCCGTCACCGCGCTCGGGACGATGCGCTACCGCGCGATGGCGAGCCCCGCGTTCATCGACCGCTGGTTCGCCGACGGAGTGTCGCCGGCGTCGCTCGCCCGGGCTCCCTTCGTGAACTTCGATCGCGTCGACGACCTGCAGCGCCGGTTCGTCCGGAGCGTCACCCGCGACCGTACGGATCCGCCGCACCACTACGTGCCCGGGTCGGACGCGTTCCGGGAGGCGATCCGGCTCGGGATCGGGTGGGGGATGCTTCCTGCGCTCCACGCGACGGACCTTGAGGCCTCGGGCGCGGTCCGGGCGATCGCTGCCGACGCCCGCGCCGACGTGAGGCTGTTCTGGCACCAGTACCAGCTAGAGTCCCCCGCCCTCGCCGTCCTGTCGGAGGCGGTACGCGAGGGTGCGGGCCTGCACCTGCGCTGA
- a CDS encoding serine/threonine-protein kinase — translation MSAGETAEDHVPTVQVGDRRAERDAPTTRVATATPQPLDAEVAAVGPYRLKGLIGSGGFGAVYVGRAPGGQPVAVKLLTYVGDGARERFAREAELLHRLGGAGFPRYLDGDLRAARPWFAMELLEGVTVADAVRHVGPLSEETVVTAALDAARSLGRLHDLGYVHRDVKPANAVLAGRRATLIDVGIAKGEHVHDLTTTGEMIGSVAWAAPERLAGDRGTTASDVYGIGLLIAFASSGAMPFPRGDDAATMSAVAEGRSDLSGVPDALLPLVRRTTAVAPEARPPMREVVAELQRMAPGALTPQRPTRTPEVPSPTRVASAVAPTPRPVPEPPAASPPAPQTVAVPQPTPPAGPPDGLQRMFDNRHLALALKAAHERGYDATAVHLVARAQRRTHRKAVRALDPARVKASIWRRNGWWDGQYAGRRRFPDTEQGWSQERAMVRRGWWLDKAAGVLALVAFLAVVVGSLTGQDASVRAPFGWLRQILPVVEIGGRAIAWDLVGLLIAVAAALYGAVRISRNAQRDRGVGAPQSIRFAPGLIALGYAVVAAAGLLALLGVLT, via the coding sequence ATGTCAGCGGGCGAAACCGCGGAGGACCATGTCCCGACGGTCCAAGTGGGCGACCGTCGGGCTGAACGCGATGCCCCGACGACCCGCGTCGCGACCGCGACGCCACAGCCGCTGGACGCGGAGGTCGCGGCGGTCGGCCCGTACCGGCTGAAGGGCTTGATCGGCTCCGGCGGCTTCGGTGCGGTGTACGTCGGACGTGCTCCGGGCGGTCAGCCCGTGGCGGTCAAGCTCCTGACGTACGTCGGAGACGGTGCACGCGAGCGCTTCGCGCGGGAGGCCGAGCTCTTGCACCGGCTCGGCGGCGCCGGGTTCCCTCGTTACCTCGACGGTGACCTTCGCGCCGCTCGGCCCTGGTTCGCGATGGAGCTGCTGGAGGGGGTCACCGTCGCCGACGCCGTCCGCCACGTCGGCCCGCTATCCGAGGAGACGGTGGTCACGGCGGCTCTCGACGCCGCGCGCTCGCTCGGCCGACTCCACGACCTCGGCTACGTCCACCGCGACGTGAAGCCCGCCAACGCCGTCCTCGCCGGGCGCCGCGCAACCCTGATCGACGTCGGCATCGCGAAGGGTGAGCACGTCCACGACCTCACCACCACCGGCGAGATGATCGGATCCGTCGCGTGGGCCGCACCCGAACGCCTCGCAGGGGACCGGGGCACGACGGCGAGCGACGTTTACGGGATCGGTCTGCTCATCGCGTTCGCGTCCTCCGGCGCGATGCCGTTCCCGCGCGGCGACGATGCCGCGACGATGAGCGCGGTCGCCGAGGGGCGCAGCGACCTGTCGGGCGTGCCCGACGCACTCCTCCCGCTCGTACGCCGCACCACGGCCGTCGCCCCTGAGGCCCGCCCGCCGATGCGCGAGGTCGTCGCCGAGCTCCAGCGGATGGCGCCCGGCGCGCTGACCCCGCAGCGGCCGACCCGCACGCCCGAGGTGCCGAGCCCGACGCGGGTCGCTTCCGCCGTCGCGCCGACCCCGCGTCCGGTGCCAGAGCCGCCGGCGGCGAGCCCGCCGGCGCCGCAGACGGTCGCCGTACCCCAACCGACGCCACCTGCCGGCCCGCCCGACGGTCTGCAACGGATGTTCGACAACCGCCACCTCGCGCTCGCGCTCAAGGCGGCTCACGAGCGCGGCTACGACGCCACAGCGGTCCACCTGGTGGCGCGCGCGCAGCGCAGGACCCACCGCAAGGCCGTGAGGGCGCTCGACCCGGCTCGTGTGAAGGCGTCGATCTGGCGCCGCAACGGCTGGTGGGACGGCCAGTACGCAGGTCGTCGGCGGTTCCCCGACACCGAGCAGGGGTGGTCCCAGGAGCGGGCGATGGTCCGGCGGGGGTGGTGGCTCGACAAGGCGGCAGGCGTCCTCGCGCTCGTCGCGTTCCTCGCGGTCGTGGTCGGCAGCCTGACCGGTCAGGACGCGTCCGTGCGTGCGCCCTTCGGCTGGTTGCGTCAGATCCTGCCGGTCGTCGAGATCGGAGGACGAGCCATCGCGTGGGACCTGGTCGGCCTGCTCATCGCGGTCGCCGCGGCGCTCTACGGGGCAGTGCGCATCTCGCGCAACGCGCAGCGCGACCGCGGTGTCGGCGCGCCGCAGAGCATCCGCTTCGCGCCGGGTCTGATCGCCCTCGGCTACGCGGTCGTGGCTGCGGCGGGCCTGCTGGCGCTCCTCGGCGTGCTGACCTGA